TCGGTACGAAGCGGCAGCCGGGTTTCGTCTTGGATTCTTGGTGGCGCAGCATCAGGAGCTAGCGATGCCGTGGGGGCGGACGCTTCGGTGTCCTCGGGCGATCCTCCGACATTGTCGCTAGCGCTGTCTTGGGAAATCAACGCAGTCGCTTCCGGCGGAGTCCCCAAGCCGCTTGACTGAGGCGACGAGTACATCGAAACGAGCGTGGAAGCATGATCGGAAAACTGACGCCGGACGTCGTAAGCATCCTGGATCGCGATTTCGCCCGATTCCATTTCGCGAAGATGGCGTCGACGGCCTTCCTGGACCATCAACAAACCGGGAGCCAGCAGCAACAGCAGAACGATGTCCAGGTTTCGAACGCTCCAAAACCGATGGAACACGAAGTACAACCCGAACGTCAAAAATGACGACAGGTAGACCCACGTGGTTGGGTTTGGCCGTTCGTAAAAAAGCAGAAACTCGCTCATGTAACGCCGTTAGCGGTGTCCTACCGCCCGCCTCGGTCAAACCAGATAGAAGGATCGCGTTGAATTCAGTTGGCGCGAAAGCCATCAGCAATCGCGCATTAGCATACGTGCCATCGATCTGGGTGAAAACCTGGATCGACGGACGAAAACCACGCCGTAACCGAGCCGATGGGTGATCGGCTCGACCGCAGCTTGATTATCGCATTAATTTTTCGTCATCTGAACACCGCAAACTGTGTTCACATTGACGGATTATTTTAACCGTCTACGCCGCCGCCTCGAAGAAGTCTTGGTTGAACTTCGCTTTGACAGGCCTTTTTTTGGCGATGAATTTACCTCAGGGCGGCGAATCGGACGGATTTTGCCCTCAATCGTGCCAACGAGTGCTTCGTTCTAACTCGATTTTAGGATTAGCCGTATGACGTTAGCCACAGTTTCAGTGCAATAACCGGGGCAAACGCCCGTCGGCTGGTGACCCGAACCCGTATTTTCGTTTGGAACGAAGCACTAGGACTTCCAGGTGAGCACCATCACGCCGACAAGAATCACCCCGACACAAGTTGCTTTGGCTCGAAAATTGGCTTCGCTGAGCGCAGAAGCTCCAAAAGCAAGCGCCACGATGACGCTACAGCGGCGGAGAACACTCACCACCGAAACCATGGCGTCCGGATTCGAAAGCGCGATGAAGTAGAACGCGTCTGCCGCGATCAACAGCGGACTGACCAACGCGATGCTGCGGCGCCACTGAAAAACTGCCTTGCCACCATCCGGTCCTCTCAGTTCGCCGCGTCGCCTTGCACGAAGCCACCACAATGCCAACGGCACCATGACCGGGACCAAGTACACCGTGAACCAAGCTTGTAGCGTGATCGGCTCAAGTCGCTGCAAAAGCCATTTGTCATAGATGCTGCTGAAAGACCCTAGCAGGGTCGCCAGTACCATCAGCAACACCGATCGGTCACGGGTGAATCGGATGCCTTCACGTCGTCCAACCAATGTGAAGCACCAGAACCCGATCAAGACAATCACCATGCCGATCCACTGCTGCGTTTGAGGTCGTTCACCAAGCAGCGTGATCGCGATCAGAATCGTCCAGAACGGGCTCGTCGCACGAATCGGTGCACCGATCGACAATGGCAGATGTTTAAGCGCCGTGAAAGCAAGTGTCCAGGAAGCACCCACCAGCAAGCTTTTGAGCATGATCAACCCGTGGCTTGACCACGAGAGAGGCTTGATTCGGATCCAGTCCGCCGGGATCAAATCTGGCGACGCAAACGAACAAACCAACAGTGGCAGGTACAGCAGCGCCCCGATCGAGACACTGCAAAGTAGAACGATTGGGACAGCGTTTTTGTTGACGGCAAGTTTCTTCGCGCTGTCGTAAAAGCCCAGCAGGCAAGCCGAGATGATGCTGAGGACGATCCAGGAAAACACGGCTGACCAAATGGAGCAGGGGACAAACGAGAAACGGCGGCAATGCGTTTGTCATGATGTTGAATAAAAACAGCCGCCGCGCGAACGGGGGTTCACGCGGCGGCTGTAACTGATGCGTTCGATTGGTCGCCGATGGCGACCGGTTGAAATTAGTTCAACGCCTTTTTGACTTCGCCCATGATCGCGGTCACGTCAACCTTGTCAGTCGACTTGTACGAATGCGAGGCGACAACTTTGCTGTCCGATGCGACGACAACGGTGACAGCTGCGTCTTCAGCGATTTTGTACGAACTTGGGCCCGCTTCGTGATCGGTCGCGACAACGAATGGGACGTGCTTGGCACCGGTCTTCGAGGCAAACTTGCTGGCGGAATCCTTCAGTGACGATTCGTCTTTGCCCAACATGGTGACCAGTCCGCGTAGCTGCGAATCTTCGTTGGCGGCGACAGCAGCGTCAAGTTCTTTGACAAGCTTGCCAACTTCACCTTCGGTCTCACGTGCGAAAACCATCACCATGGGACGAGAGCCATAGCGGCAGCGGTAGCAAAGCTTTTGACCTTGCTCAACACCGTCGTCTTCGGCACCAGCGACTTTGACGACGTAGAACGCGCCGATGCCGTCACCCGACTGCAGGCAAGCGTCGCCTTCTTCGCCGGCGTGTACAGACGAAACGGCCGAAACGGCAAGCAGAGCAAGTGCGCAAACTGAAGCAAGAATTCGGGACATGCGTGGAGTCTCCATCAGAGTTGGGAGGACGATTTTGGGAAGGTTGGTTCAATCGAAGCTTAGGCGAAAATGCACTAGCTTCAGTCGTAATGTTCATCGATGGCCCACACCCGCCAACGACGTGCACATTATCCCTGGGGGAAAAGCCCCGGGAAACCCCGGCGAACCCCCAAGAGACGAAAGATTAAAAGTTCTTTGACCCTCCGTCTGAAACTGCGAGGGAAAGCAGACAGCACCCTTTTGCGATTTGAATTGCTAGCTATCTAGCATTCGGCTTCAAAAATCGTCGAGTGGGGAAACGTATGTTTCGGGCACAGAAACCCTGTAGCTCGCCGCTGGCTTGATTCACCTGCGTTTCGCACGGGCGCTCATCACGAGACGGAGCAGCCCACGCCGCAATTACGTCAGCCACCAAAGAGGACGCCAATGGCTTCATCAGCCAGTGTCTGCCGCAGCGACTGGTCGTCATCGGTCGCCAAAGAACTGATGGCGGCCTGAAACGATCCGCTTGGCGTCGTCGGTAGCTCGGATTCGCCCGATGCTGAAGATGCTGACGCGGCCAAATGGTTAAGGATGCGAAGGGCGTCTCTTGGCGAGATTTGACCATCTCGATTGACATCGAAACGCCAATCAAGATTATCGGGGAAGCCTGATGCGAGACGGTTAATAACGTTCAACGCATCGATCGGCGAAGCGACTCCGTTTCCGTTGACATCGAAGATATTCGATGCGGAGTTTTCAGCTCGACTAAGTTCGGCGGCACTAAGAAAGGCGGCGAGGGTTGGGTTCGCAGCGCCCGGCAACGAGACATGCTTGCCAAAGTTTGCGGCGAAGTACGAGTAGTCGCCTTGGTCAATGAATCCAGAATTGTCCAAGTCGACATAGGCCGGCGCGACTGCCGTCGATTGCCCATACCAGTACGCGATCGTCGCAAAGTCTCGAATATCGACAACACGGTTTCCATCAAAGTCACCGTCAATGCTTAGAAACCGATTGAAGGTTTCGCCCAGATAAGTGAAGTCTGGTCCTGAAGTGATTTGGCTCGAAAGTGTCAGCGAGTAGCGTCCGTCAGGAAGTTCATCGTGATCAAAGTGGATGAACAGATCTTTGCCATTGGCACCTAAGACAATTTGATCTTCGCTAATCGCAATTTCCGTTGGGATATCGACACCCGAAAGTCCCAGGTTGGAAAGTGTCATATCTGTAGGGCTGACGTTTGCAACGGACGCACCTAACCAGATACGGATCAAGCGGATGTCTGACCGTTGGACCATCCAGTTGGTCGGCATCAGCCCGTGAGGAAGGCTTGGTGGGTCAGTCAGTCCGACGTTAAGTCCGACAAAGGGCGGATCTACCGGATCGCCAATGATCGTCCCTGTCGCGGTTTGTGCGCCGTCTTGATTAAACGGCCGGCCGGTCATTTCGAATTCACGAGTGCTGTTCAAGCTGAATCGGTTCACCGAAAGCACCGTGTGGCCTGCAAATGCGTAGGCCGCATCGTCATCGAAGGCGAGTCCAAAGATATCAAGAAACGGTTCGCCGGGATCTTCCGCGGGAGTCGCAGGTTTGCGAATCAAGCCGCGATCGGCAGGTGTCTCGATTTCTATCAATGAGTCGAATTCGTCAAGCGTTCCGTGTGCCGAAAGGATGAGGTCGCCGCCTCGGTTGTAATCGAGGTCACCGCTGGAGACGTAATCACTGCGAAAGCCGTTTGAAGCCATTGTTTTGTCGATGTCAAAGACCTTCATCGAAGTTTGGAACGTCCACGCATCATCGACCAGATCGAGATCGATGCGATGTAAATCAA
The Stieleria sp. JC731 genome window above contains:
- a CDS encoding EamA family transporter; translated protein: MFSWIVLSIISACLLGFYDSAKKLAVNKNAVPIVLLCSVSIGALLYLPLLVCSFASPDLIPADWIRIKPLSWSSHGLIMLKSLLVGASWTLAFTALKHLPLSIGAPIRATSPFWTILIAITLLGERPQTQQWIGMVIVLIGFWCFTLVGRREGIRFTRDRSVLLMVLATLLGSFSSIYDKWLLQRLEPITLQAWFTVYLVPVMVPLALWWLRARRRGELRGPDGGKAVFQWRRSIALVSPLLIAADAFYFIALSNPDAMVSVVSVLRRCSVIVALAFGASALSEANFRAKATCVGVILVGVMVLTWKS
- a CDS encoding dockerin type I domain-containing protein — its product is MQLQNLETRRLMVAEVSVAVSSPESIAESPFQNLVYTFTRDETNDFLVVPFEISGSATFDVDYEVDELDRDTIRFPRDTSTETIVGAATFYPGESTVRLKVTPISDFLEERDEQIVISILESSEFGVTNGSAALIAEDEPTTYYLIDEVNRLGIVDIDTGIIDVLGTVDVPQVLNDIAILEDGTLVGITNDYLYDIQYESIDNGEVPYSFMGYHGIPNANALIDARDDDFDSEIGDLLAVGFGQLDLHRIDLDLVDDAWTFQTSMKVFDIDKTMASNGFRSDYVSSGDLDYNRGGDLILSAHGTLDEFDSLIEIETPADRGLIRKPATPAEDPGEPFLDIFGLAFDDDAAYAFAGHTVLSVNRFSLNSTREFEMTGRPFNQDGAQTATGTIIGDPVDPPFVGLNVGLTDPPSLPHGLMPTNWMVQRSDIRLIRIWLGASVANVSPTDMTLSNLGLSGVDIPTEIAISEDQIVLGANGKDLFIHFDHDELPDGRYSLTLSSQITSGPDFTYLGETFNRFLSIDGDFDGNRVVDIRDFATIAYWYGQSTAVAPAYVDLDNSGFIDQGDYSYFAANFGKHVSLPGAANPTLAAFLSAAELSRAENSASNIFDVNGNGVASPIDALNVINRLASGFPDNLDWRFDVNRDGQISPRDALRILNHLAASASSASGESELPTTPSGSFQAAISSLATDDDQSLRQTLADEAIGVLFGG